The proteins below come from a single Zea mays cultivar B73 chromosome 8, Zm-B73-REFERENCE-NAM-5.0, whole genome shotgun sequence genomic window:
- the LOC100277051 gene encoding uncharacterized protein LOC100277051 (The RefSeq protein has 1 substitution compared to this genomic sequence) yields MPLTRVAADAFGVLTIGLLALLAALGLFCIFQSVYFRCQIRRGPSFLPLGYFNGPWVTRVALVLITIWWGVGEVARLSFLKQKLFSSLTWQRNICDAYILSNLGFAEPGIFFAFAFLLHGSLQKKELGTLNQRWNWKSMAYTLVFCVPVFSVQAVLVFVVGPRLVRDSNHDLGRRKIAKYFVRTHTPVGDTSVCTYPLLGTIFLGLVDAFLMSYVSYVGSRALSLVINKSLRRRVYLLMLSVLCFLPTRVLLLGFSVLPRPGDAAFEGIVFLSFLTMLSCTAVGILLLVYYPVADSLALRDMGQRDTAAEMVPYDDYYCYEGASLVANRSFRELERNSDTSTKPGSISFRTMIREDQLQQDGTADEIGFSSRSGAHIGSPSPAGSSPSAAMPMLPVKEIPRY; encoded by the coding sequence ATGCCCCTGACCAGAGTAGCTGCCGATGCATTCGGTGTGTTGACGATCGGACTGTTGGCGCTGCTTGCCGCTCTGGGCCTCTTCTGCATCTTCCAATCGGTCTACTTCAGGTGTCAGATCCGGAGAGGACCCTCCTTCCTCCCGCTCGGCTACTTTAACGGCCCATGGGTGACCCGCGTCGCTCTGGTTCTGATCACCATCTGGTGGGGAGTAGGCGAGGTAGCGAGACTGAGCTTCTTGAAGCAAAAGCTGTTCTCCAGCTTGACATGGCAGAGGAACATATGCGATGCGTACATACTTTCCAACCTAGGGTTCGCGGAGCCGGGGATCTTCTTCGCATTCGCTTTCCTGCTCCATGGCTCGTTGCAGAAGAAGGAGCTGGGCACTTTAAACCAGAGATGGAACTGGAAGAGCATGGCCTACACGCTGGTTTTCTGCGTTCCAGTGTTCTCCGTGCAGGCAGTCCTGGTGTTCGTCGTCGGGCCCAGGCTTGTTAGAGACTCGAACCATGATCTCGGGAGGAGGAAGATCGCGAAATACTTCGTACGGACGCACACGCCGGTTGGAGACACCAGCGTCTGCACCTACCCGTTGTTGGGCACCATCTTTCTCGGGCTCGTGGATgccttcctgatgagctacgtgtCGTACGTCGGATCACGGGCGCTGTCCTTGGTCATCAACAAGTCGCTGCGAAGGAGGGTGTACCTGCTGATGCTGTCGGTGCTCTGCTTCCTCCCGACCAGGGTGCTTCTCCTCGGCTTCTCGGTGCTGCCCAGGCCAGGAGACGCTGCCTTCGAGGGCATCGTGTTCCTGTCGTTCTTGACGATGCTGTCCTGCACGGCCGTCGGGATACTCTTGCTGGTCTACTACCCTGTGGCCGATTCGCTGGCCCTCAGAGACATGGGCCAGAGGGACACGGCGGCAGAGATGGTGCCATACGATGACTACTACTGCTACGAAGGCGCGTCGCTCGTGGCCAACCGGAGTTTCCGAGAACTCGAGCGCAACTCCGACACCTCGACGAAGCCGGGATCCATATCGTTCCGCACTATGATCAGGGAAGACCAGCTTCAGCAGGACggcgccgccgacgagatcggcTTCTCTTCTCGCAGCGGTGCCCATATCGGATCACCATCACCCGCAGGCTCTTCGCCGAGCGCGGCAATGCCGATGCTCCCTGTCAAGGAGATCCCTAGATACTAA
- the LOC100216654 gene encoding uncharacterized LOC100216654, whose product MWALNLKAGGSCLTPRHPQPAARSSLAAGIGSLAVGMRWMRQPVRWPRLAVSASGRKGNNGREDGDEPKNKAASSGKSDASTPSGDASNETNQNQGEPKSSDTMYIPSNLSYWRDVRASFVIPKLEQTLDANSPVQTGQDGAAYRLPRKWAHSIPMPESGCVLVATEELDGNGTFERTVILLLRLGSRDAYDGPFGIILNRPLYTKMRHVNPSLGDQATPFVDCSLLFGGPVDMSIFLMSAGDGRPIKGFEEVVPGICFGFRTDLEKAGALIKKGAVKPEDLKFYVGYSAWDHDQLLSEIDAGYWVVTSCSTGLIADALTTTDPSCLWTEVLQLMGGQYSELSQKPKQDGM is encoded by the exons ATGTGGGCCCTCAACCTGAAGGCCGGTGGGTCTTGCCTCACGCCGAGGCATCCCCAGCCGGCAGCGCGGTCGTCGCTTGCCGCCGGGATCGGCTCGCTGGCTGTGGGGATGAGGTGGATGCGGCAGCCTGTGCGGTGGCCGAGGTTGGCGGTGAGCGCGTCGGGGAGGAAGGGCAACAACGGCCGAGAGGACGGCGACGAGCCCAAGAACAAGGCCGCCTCTTCTG GAAAAAGTGATGCATCTACTCCCAGTGGAGAtgcttccaacgaaacaaaccaaAATCAGGGTGAACCAAAATCAAGTGACACGATGTATATACCTAGCAACTTGTCATATTGGAGAGATGTGAGAGCAAGCTTTGTGATTCCAAAGTTG gagcaaacattagATGCAAATAGTCCAGTGCAGACAGGTCAGGATGGAGCAGCATATCGTCTTCCTCGGAAGTGGGCTCATTCCATCCCTATGCCAGAGTCTGGATGTGTGTTGGTCGCCACTGAAGAGCTTGATGGCAACGGAACCTTTGAGAGGACCGTCATCCTTCTCCTAAGACTAGGTTCAAGGGATGCCTACGATGGGCCGTTCGGTATCATCCTGAACCGTCCGCTGTACACTAAGATGAGGCATGTGAACCCATCCTTGGGCGATCAGGCGACCCCTTTTGTTGACTGTTCCCTCCTGTTCGGAGGCCCTGTGGACATGAGTATATTCCTGATGAGCGCGGGCGATGGGAGACCGATCAAGGGGTTTGAGGAAGTGGTACCCGGCATCTGCTTCGGCTTCAGGACTGACCTGGAGAAGGCCGGTGCTCTGATAAAGAAGGGCGCGGTTAAGCCTGAGGACCTCAAGTTCTACGTCGGGTACTCTGCGTGGGACCATGACCAGCTGCTGAGCGAGATCGACGCAGGTTACTGGGTGGTGACTTCGTGCAGCACAGGCCTGATAGCCGACGCGCTGACGACGACGGACCCCTcctgcttgtggaccgaggttttGCAGCTGATGGGAGGCCAGTACTCGGAGCTGAGCCAAAAGCCGAAGCAGGATGGGATGTAG